The following are encoded in a window of Salmo trutta chromosome 27, fSalTru1.1, whole genome shotgun sequence genomic DNA:
- the dpp7 gene encoding dipeptidyl peptidase 2 isoform X2, with product MTNWGFICVVVFLSFYSETQGLTHSRFQNHGYSTDPKPQFKEKYFPQIIDHFNFNVMGNGTYEQRYLITDEYWKRGSGPIFFYTGNEGDIWEFALNSGFITELAAQQRALVIFAEHRYYGKSLPFGQDSFNIPEVGLLTVEQALADYAIMITELKQQLGASACPVIVFGGSYGGMLSVYMRLRYPNIVAGALAASAPILSTAGMGESKQFFQDVTSDFENYAPECRDAVRGAFQRLQDLAQMEDYGRIQSAFSLCKTPSSYKDIHQLNGLLRNAFTLMAMLDYPYSTHFMGSMPANPVKVACDTMLGGADLLHALKDTAGIVYNSTGDLTCFDLYTLYVECADPTGCGLGFNSLAWDYQACTEIEMCYESNNVSDMFPPMPFTEKHREQYCSKRWGVIPRPGWLKTQFWGDALSTASNIIFSNGDLDPWANGGVRKSLSSSLIAINISEGAHHLDLREANDADPASVIKARKMESDTIAQWVKMEKER from the exons ATGACAAATTGGGGTTTTATTTGCGTTgttgtctttctctccttctaCTCTGAGACGCAGGGGCTTACACACAGCCGTTTTCAG AATCATGGGTACAGCACTGACCCAAAACCCCAGTTTAAAGAGAAATACTTTCCCCAAATAATCGACCACTTCAACTTCAACGTTATGGGTAATGGAACCTATGAGCAACGGTACCTAATCACAG ATGAGTACTGGAAGAGAGGCTCTGGACCCATCTTCTTCTACACAGGAAACGAGGGAGACATCTGGGAGTTTGCCCTGAACTCTGGATTCATCACAGAGCTGGCAGCACAGCAAAGAGCCCTGGTCATATTTGCTGAGCAT AGATACTATGGCAAATCACTCCCATTTGGCCAGGACTCGTTCAACATCCCAGAGGTTGGGTTACTGACGGTAGAACAGGCCCTAGCAGACTATGCTATCATGATCACAGAACTGAAACAGCAGCTAGGAGCCTCCGCATGTCCAGTCATTGTCTTTGGTGGAAG ttaTGGAGGAATGTTGTCAGTCTACATGAGACTGAGGTACCCAAACATTGTAGCAGGGGCGCTGGCTGCCAGCGCTCCCATCTTGTCCACTGCAGGGATGGGGGAATCAAAACAGTTTTTCCAGGATGTCACATCC GATTTTGAGAACTATGCCCCAGAGTGTAGGGATGCTGTAAGAGGGGCGTTCCAGAGGCTGCAAGACCTGGCTCAAATGGAAG ACTATGGCCGTATCCAGTCAGCGTTCTCCCTGTGCAAGACTCCATCCTCGTATAAGGACATCCACCAGCTGAATGGGCTCTTACGTAATGCCTTCACCCTCATGGCCATGCTGGACTACCCCTACAGCACCCACTTCATGGGTAGCATGCCTGCCAACCCAGTCAAG GTGGCCTGTGATACCATGTTGGGTGGAGCTGATTTGCTGCATGCCCTAAAAGACACTGCAG GAATAGTGTACAACTCTACAGGAGATCTGACCTGCTTTGACCTCTACACCCTGTATGTGGAATGTGCTGACCCAACTGGATGTGGACTGGGCTTCAATAGCCTGGCCTGGGACTACCAG GCCTGCACAGAGATTGAGATGTGCTATGAGAGCAACAATGTGAGTGACATGTTCCCTCCTATGCCCTTCACTGAGAAACACAGGGAACAATACTGCTCCAAGCGCTGGGGGGTGATCCCCCGACCTGGCTGGCTCAAAACCCAGTTTTGGGGTGATG CCCTCTCCACGGCCAGCAACATCATTTTCTCCAATGGAGATCTGGACCCATGGGCAAATGGAGGG GTGAGAAAGTCCTTGAGCTCATCACTGATTGCAATCAACATCTCAGAGGGGGCTCACCATTTGGACCTGAG AGAGGCCAATGATGCTGATCCAGCATCAGTTATAAAGGCCCGTAAGATGGAGTCAGACACCATCGCCCAGTGGGTGAAaatggagaaggagagatga
- the dpp7 gene encoding dipeptidyl peptidase 2 isoform X1 gives MTNWGFICVVVFLSFYSETQGLTHSRFQVKNHGYSTDPKPQFKEKYFPQIIDHFNFNVMGNGTYEQRYLITDEYWKRGSGPIFFYTGNEGDIWEFALNSGFITELAAQQRALVIFAEHRYYGKSLPFGQDSFNIPEVGLLTVEQALADYAIMITELKQQLGASACPVIVFGGSYGGMLSVYMRLRYPNIVAGALAASAPILSTAGMGESKQFFQDVTSDFENYAPECRDAVRGAFQRLQDLAQMEDYGRIQSAFSLCKTPSSYKDIHQLNGLLRNAFTLMAMLDYPYSTHFMGSMPANPVKVACDTMLGGADLLHALKDTAGIVYNSTGDLTCFDLYTLYVECADPTGCGLGFNSLAWDYQACTEIEMCYESNNVSDMFPPMPFTEKHREQYCSKRWGVIPRPGWLKTQFWGDALSTASNIIFSNGDLDPWANGGVRKSLSSSLIAINISEGAHHLDLREANDADPASVIKARKMESDTIAQWVKMEKER, from the exons ATGACAAATTGGGGTTTTATTTGCGTTgttgtctttctctccttctaCTCTGAGACGCAGGGGCTTACACACAGCCGTTTTCAG GTCAAGAATCATGGGTACAGCACTGACCCAAAACCCCAGTTTAAAGAGAAATACTTTCCCCAAATAATCGACCACTTCAACTTCAACGTTATGGGTAATGGAACCTATGAGCAACGGTACCTAATCACAG ATGAGTACTGGAAGAGAGGCTCTGGACCCATCTTCTTCTACACAGGAAACGAGGGAGACATCTGGGAGTTTGCCCTGAACTCTGGATTCATCACAGAGCTGGCAGCACAGCAAAGAGCCCTGGTCATATTTGCTGAGCAT AGATACTATGGCAAATCACTCCCATTTGGCCAGGACTCGTTCAACATCCCAGAGGTTGGGTTACTGACGGTAGAACAGGCCCTAGCAGACTATGCTATCATGATCACAGAACTGAAACAGCAGCTAGGAGCCTCCGCATGTCCAGTCATTGTCTTTGGTGGAAG ttaTGGAGGAATGTTGTCAGTCTACATGAGACTGAGGTACCCAAACATTGTAGCAGGGGCGCTGGCTGCCAGCGCTCCCATCTTGTCCACTGCAGGGATGGGGGAATCAAAACAGTTTTTCCAGGATGTCACATCC GATTTTGAGAACTATGCCCCAGAGTGTAGGGATGCTGTAAGAGGGGCGTTCCAGAGGCTGCAAGACCTGGCTCAAATGGAAG ACTATGGCCGTATCCAGTCAGCGTTCTCCCTGTGCAAGACTCCATCCTCGTATAAGGACATCCACCAGCTGAATGGGCTCTTACGTAATGCCTTCACCCTCATGGCCATGCTGGACTACCCCTACAGCACCCACTTCATGGGTAGCATGCCTGCCAACCCAGTCAAG GTGGCCTGTGATACCATGTTGGGTGGAGCTGATTTGCTGCATGCCCTAAAAGACACTGCAG GAATAGTGTACAACTCTACAGGAGATCTGACCTGCTTTGACCTCTACACCCTGTATGTGGAATGTGCTGACCCAACTGGATGTGGACTGGGCTTCAATAGCCTGGCCTGGGACTACCAG GCCTGCACAGAGATTGAGATGTGCTATGAGAGCAACAATGTGAGTGACATGTTCCCTCCTATGCCCTTCACTGAGAAACACAGGGAACAATACTGCTCCAAGCGCTGGGGGGTGATCCCCCGACCTGGCTGGCTCAAAACCCAGTTTTGGGGTGATG CCCTCTCCACGGCCAGCAACATCATTTTCTCCAATGGAGATCTGGACCCATGGGCAAATGGAGGG GTGAGAAAGTCCTTGAGCTCATCACTGATTGCAATCAACATCTCAGAGGGGGCTCACCATTTGGACCTGAG AGAGGCCAATGATGCTGATCCAGCATCAGTTATAAAGGCCCGTAAGATGGAGTCAGACACCATCGCCCAGTGGGTGAAaatggagaaggagagatga